In the genome of Amaranthus tricolor cultivar Red isolate AtriRed21 chromosome 15, ASM2621246v1, whole genome shotgun sequence, one region contains:
- the LOC130801660 gene encoding 40S ribosomal protein S13 has translation MGRMHSKGKGISSSAIPYKRTPPTWLKITSQDVDDSICKFAKKGLTPSQIGVILRDSHGIAQVKSVTGSKILRILKAHGLAPEIPEDLYHLIKKAVAIRKHLERNRKDKDSKFRLILVESRIHRLARYYKKTKKLPPVWKYESTTASTLVA, from the exons ATGGGTCGAATGCACAGCAAAGG TAAGGGTATATCTTCATCTGCTATTCCATACAAGCGCACCCCACCAACTTGGTTGAAGATCACTTCACAAGAT GTGGATGATAGTATTTGCAAGTTTGCAAAGAAGGGTCTGACTCCATCTCAGATTGGTGTGATTCTTAGGGATTCACATGGTATTGCCCAAGTTAAGAGTGTTACTGGTAGCAAGATCCTCCGTATTCTTAAGGCTCATG GTCTGGCACCTGAAATCCCGGAGGATTTATACCATCTAATTAAGAAGGCCGTTGCCATCCGTAAGCATTTGGAGCGAAACAGAAAAGATAAGGACTCCAAATTTAGGTTGATCTTGGTTGAGAGCAGGATCCATAGGCTCGCTCGTTATTACAAGAAGACAAAGAAGCTTCCACCAGTCTGGAAATA CGAGTCTACAACTGCCAGCACCCTTGTGGCTTGA